DNA sequence from the Salifodinibacter halophilus genome:
ATTTTCATGGCTTCCAGCACGGCCAACGCATCGCCCGGTTCGACTTGCTCGCCATCTGCGGTGGCCCATTTCACGAAGCTGCCGTTGATCGAAGCGACGACCGCGGCACTGTCGGCCGCAACATCCCCGGCTGGTGCCTCGACAGCCCCGACACCGCCGCGCGCCGGATCGAACAGGGCGGCAGTGATCGATGCGGGCAACCCGAGCTGCATGGCCTTGCCATCGATTTCCACGGTGAAGCGTTGGCGCGGCGCGTCGGGTGCGGCGGCGGCGAGCTCGGGCGAGGCGGCCAGGCGTTCGCTGAACTCGGTTTCGATCCAGTTCGTGTAGACGCTAAAGGATGACTCGGCGGTGAAGGCCGACTCTGTGAGCACGGCGCGGTGGAAGGGCGCGACCGTGGGCACGCCCTCGACGACTAGTTCGTCGAGAGCGGCGCGTGCGCGGGCCAGGGCTTGCCGCCGCGTGGCACCGGTGACGATTAGTTTGGCCAGTAGTGAATCGAAGGCTTCGGGCACGACCGATCCGGAGCGCACGCCCGAGTCCATGCGGATGCCGTGCCCGGTCGGCGCTTCGAAGCGCTCGATGGTCCCGGGGAACGGCAGGAAACCGCGCGCCGGATCTTCAGCGTTCAAGCGAAACTCGATGGCGTGGCCGTGCGGCGCCGGATCTTCGGTGACTCGCAGTGCGTTGCCGTCGGCGATGGAGAATTGCTCGAGTACTAGATCGATACCGCTGGTTTGTTCGGTTACTGGATGCTCGACCTGTAGACGGGTGTTGACCTCGAGAAACGAAATCAAGCCGTCCGGCGCGACCAAGTATTCAACCGTGCCCGCCCCGACATAACCGGCTTCGCGGCAGATCGCCTTGGCCGATTCGTGGATCTTGGCGCGCTGGTCGTCGCTTAGATAGGGCGCTGGTGCTTCCTCGACGAGCTTTTGGTTGCGGCGCTGCAGCGAGCAGTCACGGGTGCCGGCGACAATGATGTTGTTGTGTGTATCGGCCAGAATCTGGGCCTCGATGTGGCGCGGTTTTTCCAGAAAGCGTTCGACGAAGCATTCGCCGCGCCCGAAAGCGACTTTGGCTTCGCGTACGGCGGACTCAAAGGCGTCCTCGATTGCCTCGACGTGGTACGCGATTTTCATGCCGCGCCCGCCGCCGCCGTGTGCCGCCTTAATCACGATTGGCAGGCCGTGTTCATCGGCGAAAGCGCGCACGGCGTCCGCGTCGGCGACCGGCCCGTCGGTGCCGGGCGCCAGCGGCGCGCCGGCCGCCACCGCAATCTCGCGGGCGGTAACCTTGTTGCCCAGTTTCTCAATGGTCTCGGGTGATGGGCCGATCCAGACCAGCCCGGCCTCGCTGACATCCCGAGCGAAATCCGCGTTCTCGGATAGGAAGCCGTAGCCGGGATGGATGGCATCGGCGCCAGCACGCTCGGCGATCTTTAGCAGTTTGTCACTATTCAAATAGGTCGTATCGCCGGTTCCACCGTCCAGCGCGTAAGCCTCGTCGGCCAGCCTCACGTGCAAAGCGTCGGCATCGTTGTCGTCATACACCGCGACGGACGCGAGTTCGGCATCGCGTGCCGCACGGGCGATACGGACGGCGATCTCGCCGCGGTTGGCGATCAGTACTTTGTTCATTGTTCGAGGTCTCGCGCGTCCGGCATGCTGGCCAATGAATCGCCGGTTGGTGAATGAGAAGGGCGCCCGTCGGGGTCGACGATGGCAAAACGCACCGTGTCGCCCGGTGCTAGCTGGGCGGCGCGTGGCAAATCGCTGGCGAGGATGACCGCGATCACCGGATAGCCGCCGGTTACCGGGTGGTCCTTGAGAAAGAGCGCGGGTAGACCGGAAGGCGGAATCTGAACGGCGCCGGGCACCGCGCCCTCGCTTGGCAGTTCGCCGTCCCGACAGCGCGTCAGCGGTGCGCCGTTATCGCCATCCTCGGGCAGCGCTAGGCGCACGCCGATGCGATTGGATTGCTGGGTGACTTGCCAATGTGTGCGCGTGAAACGCGCGATTGTTTCGTCGTTGAACCAGTTGTGACGTGGGCCGAGCACGACGCGCACTACAACGGCGCCGTCTTCATCGGGTTGGGCGAGCGTGTCAGGTTCCGACGCGCCGACGACGTGGGTCGGCCCGGCTTCGCCAACTGCGAGTCTGTCGCCGGCGGTCAGCGGCGCGGGTCCGATGCCGGACAGCGCATCCCGCGAGCGACTTGCCAGCACGGTCGGCACATCGAGCCCGCCGCGCGCCGCGAGATAACTGCGCAGCCCGCGCGACGGCGGTTCAAGCGCGAAGGTCTCGCCATCGTGCAGCAAGAATGGCCTTCGGGCAGCCACACGGCGGCGGCCGTTTGGGCCATCGATCGTGGCCTTCTCGGCTGCGCCAGTACAGGCCAACACGAGATCGCCGCGGGCGACGATAGTCAGTCCGCCGAGCACGGTTTCGATAACCGCATCGCCGGCCGCGTTACCCACCAGGCGGTTGGCTTGACGGGCCGCGGACTCATCGGCCACGCCAGAAACGGAGACGCCGAGATGACTCTGGCCCGCGCGTCCCAGATCTTCGATCAGCGACTGCAAACTGGCATCGATGATTTCGAGCGACGGCTCGGTTGCCCCGCAGGACGGTGCGATTTCGTCCGGTGCGGGGGCGGATTCACGCTCGCTTAGGCGGTCGACTGCGACATAGCGCACGGTGTCGCCAGCCTGGATCATGGCCGGCGTATCGCGCTCAATATCCCACAGCCGAGCGTTGGTGCGGCCGATCAACTGCCAGCCGCCTGGCGATTGGCGGGGATAGATGGCACTGAACGGACCTGCCAGTGCGACCGCGCCAGGGGGGACTTCGGTGCGCGGTGATTCGCGGCGTGGCACCTCCAGGATATCGTTTTCGCCGACCAGATAGACGAAGCCGGGGGCGAAGCCGGAAAACGCTGCCCGCCAGGTCTGGCCGGTATGGGCTGCGATCACGCCGTCGATATCCAGCCCCGTCAGCTCGGCGACAGCGTTTAGATCTTCGCCGTCGTAGACGACTTCGATCTCGTGCGTTCGCCCGGCGCGATCGTTAATGGGCGGTGCGTCGATATCGGCGAGCCGTTCGGCCGCGCGCGCGGCGCTGCGGTGCGAGTCGAAAGTGACCAGCAGCGTGCGCGCCGCCGGTACGAGGTCAATCTGGCCGGGCAGCCGCTCATCCGCGACATGCGCATGCAGCGCGAGCACGTCGTCCAGCGAATCCAGCTCAGCCAGCAGTGCCCGGGAGCCGGCCCAGCGCAGGCCCTGCAGCTTCATGTGAACTGTGCGATCTGGATGCCGGCGTTTTTCAGCGCGGTGTGCACGGCTGTGGCCGTGGCCACCGCCGACGGATTGTCGCCGTGCACGCAGATGCTCTCGGCGGCGATGGTCATCTTTGAGCCGTCGCGGGCAATGATGCACTGCTCCTCGGCCAGCCGGATCATGTTGGTTACGATTGTGTCGTCATCGTGAATGATGGCGTCTGGTTCGCGGCGCGATACCAGGGTGCCGTCGGGGTTGTAGGATCGGTCGGCAAACGCCTCGATCACACCACGGACGCCGCGTTGATCGGCGATGTCCAGAACGGCCGAACCGGGCAGGGCGAGAATAGGTAGCGAGGCATCGTAGGTCGTCACTGCATCGACCACCGCGCGGGCGTGGTCTTCATTGCGCACGATGGCGTTATAGAGCGCGCCGTGCGGTTTAACGTAGCGCACGCGATCGCCCGCGGCTTTCGCGAAGCTGCCGAGCGCACCGATTTGATAAAGGATATCGTCGGCGAGCTCGTCCGGCGCATAATCGATGAACCGCCGGCCGAAGCCGGCTAGATCGCGGTAGGCCACGTGCGCGCCGATGGTCACGTTGGCTGCGACCGCGGCACGGCAAGTTTCGGCTAGTGTCGACGGGTCACCGGCATGAAATCCACAGGCTACGTTAGCACTGGAGACCGATTCGAAGATCGCTGCATCGTCGCCCAGTCGCCAGCGGCCGAAGGATTCGCCGACATCGCTGTTCATGTCGATAGTGGGCATAGCGTATCCCGTTATCTGCTGGTGATTTCAGCATGCCCGACAAGCAATGATTGTTCAACAATCTGAATTGCGGCATGCTCGTCTCCGAGCAGCGTTCAGTCAGGGGATCGCGCATGCATCAGACGAGCGATGACCGTAGCCGTTGGACGCCGGGGCGTGCCCGCGCGGCGTTTCGGGATGGCCTGTGCAGCCAGACCTCTGGCATCAGTCACGGTTATGCCCAGGCCAATCTGATCATCGTGCCGGCTGCGCAGGCGTTCGATGTCCTGCTGTTCGCCCAGCGCAACCCTAAGTCTTGCCCATTGCTGGGTGTGCTCGAGGCCGCCCGAGTCGAGGGCCCGCTGTTGCCGGATGGGGATATCCGCACCGATCTGCCCCGATATGTGGTTTATGAAAACGGCGTGAAAGTCGCTGACCCCGCCGATATTTCTGGTTATTGGCGCGATGATCTGGTGACGTTCGTTATTGGCTGCAGTTTTACGTTCGAATCGGCACTAATGGCTGAGGGTATCCGGTTGGCGCATATTGACCAGGGCGTGAATGTGCCGATGTACAAAACATCACGCCGCTGTGCGTCGGCCGGCGCCATGGCGGGGCCGATGGTCGTATCCATGCGGCCGATCCCCTCGGCTCAGGTGGCGGACGCCGTACGTATTACGTCCCGCTATCCATCAGTTCACGGCGCGCCGGTGCATGTCGGTAATCCGCACGAACTCGGCATCATCGATCTGGAAGCGCCGGAATTCGGTGACCCTGTGACGATCGAACAAGGCTATGTGCCAGTATTCTGGGCCTGCGGCGTCACACCTCAGGCCGCCGTTATGGAGACTTGCCCCGAACTGGCGATCGGTCACGCGCCCGGCCATATGCTGATTACTGATGCGTCGGATCGCGCATATCAAATTCCTTGAGTGCTATTGGTTGGCTGGTCCGGTGTTTGCAGACGGCCAAAACCTGCTTGAACCGGCTATAGCGCTTTGGCGATTGATATGTCGCGTGGCGCGAGCGAAACCGGTTTCCCGATTAGCTGTACACGCAGCGCGGGGGAAACAGACACGTGACTTGGCGTTGACCGGTAGACTGTGCAGCTTATGTGGATATTTACTTTAATCGGCGCTTTTATCGGCTGGTTGTTTGCGCGCTTGCCCGGCGCGCTGGTGGGCGGCGTGCTCGGGTTCGTCGCAGCGCGGCTGGCGGCCATGTTCGTGTCCCGCGGCGCACTTGGCACGATCCGTGCGCAATTTTTGGACTCGACGTTTGCCGTCATGGGGGCGCTATGCAAAGCCGACGGGCACGTTACGCGCGATGAGATACAGGTCGCGGAGCAGTTGTTTACTAAATTGCACCTCGGCGAAGAGCAAAAGGACAAGGCACGCGAGGCCTTTAATCGCGGCAAATCGGCCGATTTTGATCTCGATGCTGAAGTAGCGAATTTCGCGCGCGTCGCCCGCGGCCAGCGGGCGCTGTTCCAGATGTTCCTTCAGGTCCAGATCGCGGCGATCGCCGCGGATGGCCAAGTGGAGACCAGTGAACATGAAATGTTGGCGCGGGTGGCGCGCGGGCTGGGGCTTTCCGAGGCTGAAATCGAGCAGCTCGAAGCAATGCTTGGCGCGGGCGGCGGTGCCAGCGGTGACGGCCTCGGATCGACAGCCGGCCAAAGCTCCGAGGATCAACTGAATCAAGCCTATACGGTGCTCGGCGTTGATGCGTCGGCCAGCGATAGTGAGATCAAGAAAGCCTATCGTCGCCAGATGAGCGCCAACCATCCGGACAAGTTGGCGGGCAAGGGCATGCCGGAAAACATGCGCGAGATGGCCGAACAGAAAACGCGCGAGATTAGCGCGGCCTATGAGCGTGTTTGCAAGGCGCGTGGTATCGGCTAATCTCGATGGCCCCGTGCGGGCTCGGTGTCGGCTGATCCATCGGCCGCCTCCGGGGCCGTGCGTGCAATATCCGACAATCTATAGAGGGCCAGCATGAGTGACCACACCGCCGCCACCGACGTGCCCATTCACAATACGCTTGCCGTGCGCTGGAGCCCATATGTGTTTGCCCCTCGGCCGGTGCCGGAACACGACCTTGCGGCGATGTTCGAGGCTGCGCGTTGGGCGCCGTCATCCTTCAACGAGCAGCCAAGGCGCTATATCGTTGGCGTCGCTGACGCGGCGGACCACGATGATACTCACGCGCGGATTCTGGCAACGTTGTTCGAGGGCAATCAGATCTGGGCCCGCCACGCGCCGGTTCTGGCGCTTGGTATTGCCGTGCACACGTTTGCTGCAAGCGGCCAGACCAACAAAGCGGCCGTTCACGACCTCGGCCTGGCCTCGGCCAATCTAGTTGTCGAAGCCACTGCGCGCGGGCTGTCCGTCCACCAGATGATAGGCCTCGATCCAGTGTCGGCGGCCGAAGCGTTTGCTGTGCCCGACGGCGCGGAAGTTGTCACCGCGCTCGCGATCGGCTATGCCGACGAACACACTGACGCTGCGCCTGAGCTCCGCAAGCGTGAATCGAAGCCGCGGACACGCCAGTCGACCGATGAATTCGTGTTTACCGGTCGCTATGGACGGGCCGCGTCGCTATAGGTGTGGCGCTTCTGGTTATCCCTATATCTGTAGATCCCTGATGGCACGTAATCCATTCGCGGTATCGACCGTGCCGCCAATAATCAAATGGTTGTTGATCGCCAACGGCCTCGCTTTTCTGTGGCGCGTCTACGATCCGAGCTTCGTGCTGGCGAACTTCGCGCTCTGGCCAATCGGAAGCTATCCGGCCGAAACGGGCCACAGCATAATCCAGGTCGGCTTCGAGCCGTGGCAACTGGCGACCTATGGGTTTCTCCACGCCGGCGTCGCACATCTGTTTTTCAATATGTTCGGTTTGTGGATGTTTGGTCGCGTGCTCGAGGTGGCGTGGGGGCAATGGCGGTTCCTCGCCTATTACGCGGTTTGTGTCGTTGGTGCTGGCGTCATCCAAGTTGCGAGCCTGTATTTCGCGAGCTCCTACGGTGCTCCCGCGCCGACCATCGGAGCGTCGGGTGGTGTGTTCGGCGTGCTGCTCGCCTTCGGTGTGATGTTTCCGAACGCACGCGTCATGCTTTTGATCCCGCCAATTCCCATGGCGGCCAAGTGGTTCGTGCTTGGCTACGGTGCGCTCGAGCTGTTCTTCGGCGTCACCGGAACTAACGCCGGTGTGGCCCACTTCGCCCATCTTGGGGGCATGGCGTTTGGGGCTGGGCTTTTGCTCTACTGGTGGCGCCAGGGACGGCTATTGAATTGATGGCCAGTAAAGCGTGGCCACGTAGGACTCAGTTTCGGCTACAGTGAAGTCATGACAGCGACATCCACGCACCATTCGCGAACCACGTGGCGGCAGATGATGGTTGTCGGCGTCGTTGCGCTGGCGGCAATGCTGGCTGGTTGTGCTTCGCAGCCGGGCTATCATCATGCGGCAAGCCCGGGTGATTTCGGCTATCGCGACGCCGCGATCACCAGCGACCATTACCGTGTGAGCTATACGGGTGATTACGGGCTGTCGCGCTCGCAAGTCGATAAGTTTGTGCTTTTCCGGGCCGCCGACGTCACGCTCACCCACGGAAGCGACCGATTCCGCATCGTCTCGCGCGAGACATCGCCGGTCACGACGACCGACCCGCCGTCCACCGCTAATATCGGTTTTGGCGTTGGCTACCCTTATTTTGGAACCGGAGTCGGCTTCCCGATCAGCGGAACGAGTCGCACTCGCTATGAAAGTGTGCTCAACATCCAGGTTGGTGACCAGGTGCCGCAATCCGGTGCGGATGTCTACAACGCCCGCGAAGTCAAGCATCATCTCGCGCCAGTGGTCGCGGGCGACGATTCGTCGGGCACATAGCGTCGACAATGGGTGCGAGTAGGGTGCCGGCGGCCCGCTGGCTGGCCTCGCCCAATGAAGATGCGCGTCCGCCGAGCGCCGTAATCGACACCATTGTCGTGCACGGCATCAGCTTGCCGGCTGGGGTGTTCGGCCACGATACGGTGGCCAGACTATTCACCAATCGCTTACCGGCTTCTAACCAGGCATCGATGATCGCCGCGGCGGCGGTGCAGGTGTCCGCACACCTGTTTATCGACCGGCTCGGGCGCTTGGTGCAATTCGTCGATTTCGAACGGCGCGCATGGCATGCGGGCCAGTCTTCGTTCGATGGGCGATCCCGGGTCAATGACTTTTCGGTTGGTATCGAACTGGAAGGTGTTGACGACTGTCCGTACGCGCCTGGCCAGTATCGTGGCTTGGCATGGGTTTGTCGCTGGCTGCAACAGCGTTATCCGTCGATTACGGACCAGCGAATCGTCAGCCACGCCCATATCGCGCCTGGACGCAAAACCGACCCCGGTCCGGCTTTCGACTGGCGGTGGTTTTTTTATGAGCTCGAACGGCGTTAACCGATTTCGTTTGGCCATGGCCAAGGGCACCTGCGGGTGATCTGCAAGGCCGCAATCATGACGTTTGGCGCCAACCGCGCTAGCTGCTGCCTCGTCGAGCGGGTCGACTCCAAGGCGGGACCCAGCACGTGGTAAGCCGGTATCATCATGTGCTCATGCATATCGAGGAGATTATGTGAGCGATTGGCAGCCCTATCTGAAGCCGGCGATCGAAGCCGCACGTGCCGCCGAAGATGTGATTCGTCACTACTATCAAGGTGGTTTCGAAGTCACCCGCAAGGCTGATTCCAGCCCGGTGACCGAGGCCGATGTCGAATGCGAGCGCGTCATCAAACAGGTCCTCGGCCGGGCATTCCCCGATCATGGTTTCTACGGTGAAGAGCTCGGCCACGAATCCAGTGATGCTGATCTGGTGTGGTTAATCGATCCGATCGATGGCACCAAATCATTCGTGCGCGGCTATCCGTTTTTTTCGACTCAGATCGCGTTGGCTTGGCGCGGTGAGCCGGTGGTGGGCGTGTCGAACGCGCCGATGTTCGGGGATGGTGAATTGGCCACGGCGGCGCGCGGTGTCGGCGCTTGGCTCAATGACGCACCCATCGCGACTTCCACGGTTGAGTCGCTCGGCGACGCCAGCCTGTCAATTGGCAATGCCGCATCGCTCGCCACATCGCCGGCCTGGTCGGATGTCGGACAGTTAATTGCTGCCGTTGACCGGATTCGTGGCTACGGCGATTTCTACCACTACCATTTACTGGCCAGCGGGCGTATCGATGCCGTTATCGAGTCCGATCTTAATATCCTGGATATCGCGGCGCTCAGCGTCATCGTCACCGAAGCTGGTGGCCGCATGACCGATCTCGACGGCTCGCCGGTCGGTCTTAATACGCGTTCGATTTGTGCCGACAATGGCCAGTTGCGCGATGCGATAACGCCTTATCTTGCGCGCTGGTCACCATAGGCGCGCTCTGGAATCGCATCGATGGCCGGAAGACTATCGGTGCGTAAGCTGATCACGTGCCAGCCGGCGCGGCGTGCCTCGGCGGCCAGCGTGGTGTCGGGGTCGACCGCGACTGGCATGTCGACCCGACGTAAAAGCGGCAAATCGTTGAGTGAGTCGGAATAGAACCATGTGCGTTCGGCTTGCCCAGACTGCTCATTGAGCCACTGGTCGACGCGCGCGATCTTGCCCTCACGGTAAGCTGGTGTGCCGACGATTTCGCCTGTATAGCCACCGTCGGCGTATTCCGGGTCGGTGGCGATCAGCGTATCGATACCGAGTCGCGTTGCGATCGGTTCGGCGATGAAACGATTGGTGGCCGTGATGATAGCCGTTTTATGCCCGGCCGCGACGTGGCGATCAACGAGCTCGCTGGCCAGCGGCGCGATGATGGGCTCGATATAGTCGCCGACAAACCGTTCGCGTGCGGCCGCCAGCGTCGACCATGGACGACCGAACAGCGGCGCTAGCGTAAAGCGCTGGAACGCGTGGATGTCGAGAGTGCCGGCGGCGTACTGGGCGTGAAACCCGCTGCTTTGCCGCGCGTGGCTTTCGGCGTCGACCCAACCTTCGTCCACGACAAATTGGCCCCAGGCCACGTCGCTATCGCCGGCGAGCAGCGTATTGTCGAGGTCGAAGAAAGCGATGTGCACGTTTAATCTGGCTTGCAGCGGATGGTCGCGACTGTCTGCCCAGTTGATTCGCGCGCCAATGCCCGAGCTGGGCTAGACCTTTGGCGAATTGGGTCACGCCCGCGACCTGTGAAAGAATCGCCGTATATTACAACAATTGGGCACGGCGTCGTGATTGACGACGAAGGATTTCGCGCAAACGTAGGCATCATTCTGTGTCGGGGTGGAAACGAGCTGTTCTGGGCCAAGCGGGTCGGGCAGCAGGCTTGGCAATTCCCACAAGGTGGGATTCGCAGGGGGGAGTCGCCGCGCGAGGCGGTTTATCGTGAATTGGAGGAAGAGGTCGGCTTAACCGCACGCGATACGCGTGTGGTCGCCACGACCCGTAATTGGCTTCGTTATCGGCTGCCGAAACACTTAGTTCGGCATAATAGTCGGCCGCTTTGTATTGGCCAGAAGCAGAAATGGTTCATGCTGGAATTGCTGGCTCCGGAAACGCGGGTACGTTTCGATCGCACCAGCTCGCCGGAATTCGACGGCTATCGTTGGGTCGACTACTGGCATCCGCTGGCGGAAGTGGTCTCGTTTAAGCGCCAGGTCTATCGTCAAGCACTCAAAGAACTGGCGGCCCACATCGCACGGACGTCGACGGTCGATTAGGCGCGAGCGCTACCGTTAAAATCCGTTATTGACAATCATTCGTATTCGCGATTGAATATCGCTAAGCGATGAGGTTGTCATGTACGTTTGTATTTGTAACGCCGTTACCGAGCGGCAGATAAGCCAAGCCTACTGCGAGGGTGCCTGCAGTTTGCGCGCCCTGCGCGAACGTCTTGGTGTCGCGGGATGCTGTGGCCGCTGTGCTAGTTGTGCACGCGATGTGTTGGGCCGTTGCAAGGCCGAGCAGGCAGCGGAAGCAGCGAGCGGCAACGATTTTGTGCCAACCCCAAGCACAGTCGACGAGACGCCTGCTTGAAGATAGCCCGTCGCTCACTGGCGCCAGGGTCAAAAAAGTCTGTCGATAGTACTTGAATGTGTTTGTGTCGTGACAGCGCCGGCTTTTCGAAGCCGAGCGGCGCGCGTTGGGCCTTTTTAGAATTGTGAACGGGCCAACCATCGTCTATCCTTAAAGGTCGAACAATCAATTATGGGGTAGCCCGATGCAAGGTAATCGGCAAGTTCTCGAGTATCTCCAAGCGGGGTTGAAACTCGAACTAACGGCGATTAATCAATATTTCCTGCATGCGCGTATGTATGACGACATGGGGCTCGTGCAGATCGGCAAGAAGGAATACGACGAATCGATCGAGGAGATGAGACATGCCGATCGATTCATCCAGCGGATTCTATTCCTGAACGGCCTCCCGAACTTGCAGGACTTGGCCAAGCTTCGTATCGGCGAGACTGCCAAGGAGATGATGGAAGGTGATTTGGCGGCCGAACGCGAGTCGTACGCGTTGTATTCCGAAGCCATTGCGGTGTGCGAGCGCGAGCAGGACTACGCCAGCCGCGATCTGTTCGCCGAGATCTTGGCTGACGAGGAAAACCATATCGACTTCCTCGAAACCCAGCTCGGATTGATCGAGCGCATGGGTGAGTCGAACTATGCGCAGTCGCAGGTCGGCCCCGACGTAACCAAAGCCGGGGACGCTGAGTAAGACTGGTCAGTCTGGCGCCACCGACCATATCGGTCGGTGGCGTCGAGCGCGGCCGCTAGAATGGTTTAACGAAAATCACAATCATGATGAGGACCAAAACGACCGTCGGGATTTCGTTGGTGGTCCGGAAGGTGTCGGCGCTCAACCGGTTTCGGCGTTCGCGAAATTTTTTAACCTGAATCTGGCACCAGCCTTGAAAGCCAATTAGCACCAGCACGAGTGCCAGCTTGGCGTGGAACCAGCCATTGGCGCTGATCCAGTCGCCGCCTTTCAGCAAGGCCAGCCATGCCCCGAAAATGATTGTGCCCGCAGCGGCAATCGAGGTCAGGATCGAGAGGCGGCGTTCCATGATGCAGAACCGATCGAATCCGAGTTGGTCGTGGGTGTCGGCGTGGTAGACGAATAGCCGTGGCAGATAAAACAGCCCGGCGAACCAGGACACCACGAAAACCATGTGAAACGCTTTCAGCCAATCCATCGTGTTGTTGCCTCGCCTCGTGTTGTTGGGTGTGCGATTAACGGCACTGGATTATACTGATCTAAACGCAGGCGCGAGCCGATCTGGCCGTGGCCGCACTATGCCCGACCGAAGACGATCTGACACATGAGCAAGCCCATACATATCGGCCTCGTTGGTGCGACCGGCTATGCCGGTGGCGAACTGTTGCGATTGCTCGCCGCGCGTGACGACGTGTGCGTGTCGGCGATCACGTCGGAGCGCGCCAAGGGGCAACACGTGACCGATTTCTATCCGACGCTGCGCGGTTGGCTAGATTTGTCGTTCATGGCGCCGTCGTCAGATGCTTTAGCCGATTGTGACGTCGTCTTTTTTGCTACACCCCACGGTGTGGCCATGAATCTGGTGCCTGATTTATTGGCAGCCGGCAAGCGCATTATCGACCTTTCAGCGGATTTTCGGCTGCGTGACGCCGAACTCTGGAGTAAGTGGTACGGCCAGCCCCACGCCGCGCCGGATCTGCTGGCCGAAGCTGTTTACGGCTTACCGGAACTGAGCCGTGCTGGCATCGCCGACGCGCGGATCGTGGCTGTACCGGGGTGTTATCCAACTTCGACCCTGCTCGGCCTCAAACCCTTGCTTGAAGCCAGCGCGATCGACACCGGCGATATCATCGCCGACGCCAAGACCGGCGTGTCTGGCGCGGGCCGCACGTCGAAACCGGCGTTCGCCTTTTCCGAGGTGGCCGAGTCGATGCATGCCTACGGTGTCGCCGGTCATCGCCACTTGCCAGAAATCCAACAGGCGCTCGGTTGGAGCGCGAATGAAACAGTCGGTCTGACCTTTGTGCCGCACCTGGTACCGATGATTCGCGGGATGGAGGTCACGATCTACGTGCGCCAAACTGGCTCGAGCGACCCGCAGGCAGTCTTCGAGGCGGCTTATGCGGATGAACCGTTCGTCGGCGTTGTTCCGGCTGGTTCGCAGCCCGCGACGGCCCATGTGCGCGCCACCAACAACGCCATGGTCAGCGTAACCTCGGTGGGTGGCGACCGGCTGGTTGTGACGTCAGTCATCGATAACTTGCTGAAAGGCGCCGCCGGCCAGGCTCTACAGTGTTTGAATTTGATGATCGGCGCGCCCGAGACCGCCAGCCTCGCTGCACCGACCGCGCTACCTTGATTATGGCTAGTTTGCCGGCATAGTCTAGAATGTAGATAGAGTCAGTCGATATGGTTAGGCAATGACGACGACCGCAGAGCCTTTGGAAGCAACCGAGCAGGCAAACAACGTGTTGGTGTTTACCGATGCCGCTGCTGGGAAAGTTAAGACACTGCTCGAGGACGAGGACAACGATGCGCTCAAGTTGCGGGTCTTTGTTTCGGGTGGTGGCTGTTCCGGATTTCAATACGGATTTAGCTTCGATGAAAATGTCGAAGACGGCGATACGCTGGTTAAAAAACAGGGCGTAACGCTATTGGTCGATCCCATGAGCGTGTTGTATCTAACTGGCGCCGAGATCGATTTTTCCGATGGCGTCGAAGGTGAACAGTTCGTGATCCGTAACCCCAACGCCACGACCACCTGCGGCTGCGGCAACTCCTTCGGCGTCTAGCGCCGCACGCCCTTCTTAGTTCTCGCCGCTGGGTGGCAAGTACACGCCGCCCAGGCA
Encoded proteins:
- a CDS encoding N-acetyl-gamma-glutamyl-phosphate reductase; this encodes MSKPIHIGLVGATGYAGGELLRLLAARDDVCVSAITSERAKGQHVTDFYPTLRGWLDLSFMAPSSDALADCDVVFFATPHGVAMNLVPDLLAAGKRIIDLSADFRLRDAELWSKWYGQPHAAPDLLAEAVYGLPELSRAGIADARIVAVPGCYPTSTLLGLKPLLEASAIDTGDIIADAKTGVSGAGRTSKPAFAFSEVAESMHAYGVAGHRHLPEIQQALGWSANETVGLTFVPHLVPMIRGMEVTIYVRQTGSSDPQAVFEAAYADEPFVGVVPAGSQPATAHVRATNNAMVSVTSVGGDRLVVTSVIDNLLKGAAGQALQCLNLMIGAPETASLAAPTALP
- the erpA gene encoding iron-sulfur cluster insertion protein ErpA; the protein is MTTTAEPLEATEQANNVLVFTDAAAGKVKTLLEDEDNDALKLRVFVSGGGCSGFQYGFSFDENVEDGDTLVKKQGVTLLVDPMSVLYLTGAEIDFSDGVEGEQFVIRNPNATTTCGCGNSFGV